One region of Lactobacillus johnsonii genomic DNA includes:
- a CDS encoding prepilin peptidase gives MPTLFIYGLNFIFGTIIGSHLLVIVQRFEQENFILEKSHCDSCKIPLTLLNQIPIFSFIRYKGHCFFCKAPIPIEALYCELLGGLAFLPLNPYLDQSSYLFITFIFLISIFDYFDHSFPISLLFPLISIVVLNRAFLNYELIEWILIFAIILIFLIMNLKNKFGYGDTIIFVILIFYYDFYTAQYIFLLASIFLLINHIVGDKRNTYPFVPFIFLSLIFYNFL, from the coding sequence ATGCCAACATTATTCATTTATGGACTTAATTTTATATTCGGAACTATCATCGGTTCCCACTTGTTAGTAATCGTACAACGTTTTGAACAGGAAAATTTTATCTTGGAGAAATCTCACTGCGATAGTTGCAAAATTCCTCTTACCCTTCTTAATCAAATTCCTATATTTTCATTTATACGATATAAGGGACATTGCTTTTTCTGCAAGGCACCTATTCCTATAGAAGCATTATATTGTGAACTACTTGGCGGTCTTGCATTTTTGCCCTTAAATCCCTATCTTGATCAATCTTCCTATTTATTCATTACCTTTATTTTCCTAATTAGTATCTTTGATTATTTTGACCACTCTTTTCCTATTTCTCTCCTTTTCCCCTTAATTTCTATCGTCGTTCTTAATCGTGCCTTTTTAAACTACGAGTTAATAGAATGGATATTAATATTTGCTATAATTTTAATTTTTTTAATAATGAATTTAAAAAATAAATTCGGCTATGGTGATACAATCATTTTTGTTATTCTAATTTTTTACTATGATTTTTATACTGCACAATATATTTTTCTTTTAGCTTCTATTTTTTTACTTATTAATCATATAGTTGGTGACAAACGGAACACATATCCCTTTGTTCCTTTTATTTTTTTAAGCCTTATATTTTATAATTTTCTCTAA
- the rpsL gene encoding 30S ribosomal protein S12, with amino-acid sequence MPTINQLVRKGRHSKTTKSDSPALNYAYNSMKKKMNYNPAPQMRGVATRVGTMTPKKPNSALRKYARVRLSNLIEVTAYIPGIGHNLQEHSVVLIRGGRVKDLPGVRYHIIRGALDTAGVDGRKQGRSKYGAKKG; translated from the coding sequence ATGCCAACAATTAACCAATTGGTTAGAAAAGGCCGTCACTCAAAGACGACTAAATCTGATTCACCAGCTTTAAACTATGCTTACAACAGCATGAAGAAAAAGATGAACTACAACCCAGCACCTCAAATGCGTGGAGTTGCAACTCGTGTAGGTACTATGACACCTAAGAAGCCTAACTCAGCTTTACGTAAGTACGCTCGTGTTCGTCTTTCAAACTTAATTGAAGTTACTGCTTACATCCCTGGTATTGGTCACAACTTACAAGAACACTCCGTTGTTTTAATTCGTGGTGGTCGTGTAAAGGACCTTCCTGGTGTTCGTTACCACATCATTCGTGGTGCTTTGGATACTGCAGGTGTTGATGGTAGAAAACAAGGCCGTTCTAAGTACGGTGCTAAAAAGGGTTAA
- the rpsG gene encoding 30S ribosomal protein S7, whose amino-acid sequence MPRKGNIAKRDVLADPVYNSKLVTKLINHLMIDGKKAKASSILYDAFGIIQDKTGKEPVEVFEEAMNNVMPVLEVKARRIGGSNYQIPVEVRPERRTTLGLRWLVSYARLRNEHTMDERLANEIMDAANNTGSAVKKREDVHRMAEANRAFAHYRF is encoded by the coding sequence ATGCCTAGAAAAGGTAATATTGCTAAGAGAGATGTTTTAGCAGATCCAGTTTACAACTCTAAATTGGTTACTAAGTTAATTAACCACTTAATGATTGATGGTAAGAAAGCAAAGGCATCTTCAATTCTTTACGATGCTTTTGGTATTATTCAAGATAAGACTGGTAAGGAACCAGTTGAAGTTTTTGAAGAAGCAATGAACAATGTTATGCCAGTTTTGGAAGTTAAAGCTCGCCGTATCGGTGGTTCTAACTACCAAATCCCAGTTGAAGTTCGTCCAGAAAGAAGAACTACTCTTGGCTTAAGATGGCTTGTTTCATACGCACGTTTACGTAATGAACATACTATGGATGAACGTCTTGCAAACGAAATTATGGATGCTGCTAACAACACTGGTTCAGCAGTTAAGAAACGTGAAGACGTCCACAGAATGGCAGAAGCAAACCGTGCATTTGCTCACTACCGCTTCTAA
- the fusA gene encoding elongation factor G has translation MANKREFPLDKTRNIGIMAHIDAGKTTTTERILYYTGKIHKIGETHEGDSQMDWMEEEKERGITITSAATTAQWKDYRINIIDTPGHVDFTIEVERSLRVLDGAVTVLDAQAGVEPQTENVWRQAETYGVPRIVFVNKMDKIGADFDKSVKSLHERLNANAQAVQMPIGSADTFEGVIDLINMVADVYDEDKLGSKWDTIPVPDEYKEEALKRRNELIEAVADVDDGIMDKYLGGEEISNDELKAAIRKATLNLEFFPVYAGSAFKNKGVQMMLDGVVDYLPSPLDVKPYVAHDPKTGDEVELMADDKKPFAALAFKIATDPFVGRLTFIRVYTGSLQSGSYVLNASKNSRERVGRLLQMHANSRTEIPEVFSGDIAGAIGLKNTTTGDSLTDPAHPLILESLQVPDPVIQVSVEPKSKADRDKMDVALQKLTEEDPTFRAETNPETGQTLISGMGELHLDIMVERMKREFNVEATIGEPQVAYRETFTKEAKAQGKFVRQSGGKGQYGDVWIEFTPNEEGKGYEFEDAIVGGVVPREFIPSVDQGLQEAMKNGVLAGYPLIDVKAKLYDGSYHEVDSSEAAFKVAASLALRNAASKAGAVILEPIMKVQVTTPEEYLGDVMGSITARRGSMEGMEDRAGAKVINSFVPLSEMFGYATTLRSSTQGRGTFTMVFDHYSPTPKSIQADIIKKRGGEDAE, from the coding sequence ATGGCTAACAAACGTGAATTCCCTTTGGATAAAACACGTAACATTGGTATCATGGCCCACATCGATGCCGGTAAAACTACTACTACTGAACGTATTTTGTACTATACTGGTAAGATCCACAAAATTGGTGAAACTCACGAAGGTGACTCACAAATGGACTGGATGGAAGAAGAAAAGGAACGTGGTATCACTATTACTTCCGCAGCTACTACTGCTCAATGGAAGGATTACAGAATTAACATTATTGATACCCCAGGACACGTTGACTTCACTATCGAAGTAGAACGTTCACTTCGTGTTCTTGATGGTGCCGTAACTGTTCTTGATGCTCAAGCTGGTGTTGAACCACAAACTGAAAATGTTTGGCGTCAAGCTGAAACTTACGGTGTTCCTCGTATTGTTTTTGTTAACAAGATGGACAAGATCGGTGCTGACTTCGATAAGTCTGTTAAATCATTACATGAACGTTTAAACGCAAACGCACAAGCTGTTCAAATGCCTATTGGTTCAGCAGACACTTTTGAAGGTGTTATTGACTTAATCAACATGGTTGCTGATGTTTATGATGAAGATAAACTTGGTTCAAAATGGGATACTATTCCTGTTCCTGATGAATACAAGGAAGAAGCTTTAAAACGTCGTAACGAATTAATTGAAGCTGTTGCTGATGTTGATGATGGCATTATGGACAAGTACTTAGGCGGTGAAGAAATTTCTAACGACGAATTAAAGGCAGCTATCCGTAAAGCTACTTTAAACTTAGAATTCTTCCCAGTTTACGCAGGTTCAGCATTCAAGAACAAGGGTGTTCAAATGATGCTTGATGGTGTTGTTGATTACTTACCATCACCACTTGACGTAAAACCTTACGTTGCTCATGATCCTAAGACTGGTGACGAAGTTGAACTTATGGCTGACGATAAGAAACCATTTGCAGCTTTAGCATTTAAGATTGCAACTGATCCATTTGTTGGTCGTTTAACTTTCATCCGTGTTTACACTGGTTCACTTCAATCAGGTTCTTACGTATTAAATGCATCAAAGAACTCTCGTGAACGTGTTGGTCGTTTGCTTCAAATGCACGCTAACTCAAGAACTGAAATTCCAGAAGTATTCTCAGGTGATATCGCTGGTGCTATTGGTTTGAAGAACACTACTACTGGTGACTCCTTAACTGATCCAGCTCACCCACTTATCTTGGAAAGTTTACAAGTTCCAGATCCAGTTATCCAAGTATCTGTTGAACCTAAGTCAAAAGCTGACCGTGATAAGATGGATGTTGCTTTACAAAAGCTTACTGAAGAAGACCCAACTTTCCGTGCTGAAACTAACCCAGAAACTGGTCAAACTTTGATTTCTGGTATGGGTGAATTACACTTAGACATCATGGTTGAACGTATGAAACGTGAATTTAACGTTGAAGCAACTATTGGTGAACCACAAGTTGCTTACCGTGAAACCTTCACTAAGGAAGCTAAAGCACAAGGTAAGTTTGTTCGTCAATCTGGTGGTAAAGGTCAATATGGAGATGTTTGGATCGAATTTACTCCAAACGAAGAAGGAAAGGGTTACGAATTCGAAGACGCTATCGTTGGTGGTGTAGTTCCTCGTGAATTTATTCCTTCAGTTGACCAAGGTTTACAAGAAGCTATGAAGAATGGTGTTCTTGCTGGTTACCCATTAATTGATGTTAAGGCTAAGTTATACGATGGTAGTTACCACGAAGTCGACTCATCAGAAGCTGCCTTCAAGGTTGCTGCATCTCTTGCTTTGAGAAATGCTGCTTCTAAGGCTGGTGCCGTTATTCTTGAACCTATCATGAAAGTTCAAGTAACTACTCCAGAAGAATACCTAGGTGATGTAATGGGTTCAATCACTGCACGCCGTGGTTCTATGGAAGGTATGGAAGATAGAGCTGGTGCTAAAGTAATCAACTCATTTGTTCCACTTTCAGAAATGTTTGGTTACGCAACTACTTTGCGTTCATCAACTCAAGGTCGTGGTACATTTACTATGGTATTTGACCACTACTCACCAACTCCTAAGTCTATTCAAGCTGACATCATCAAAAAACGTGGTGGCGAAGACGCTGAATAA
- the rpsJ gene encoding 30S ribosomal protein S10, translated as MASQQIRIRLKSYEHGILDESAAKIVATAERTGAQISGPVPLPTERTLFTVLRSPHKNKDSREQFEIRTHKRLIDILNPTPKTVDSLMKLDLPSGVDIEIKL; from the coding sequence ATGGCAAGTCAACAAATTCGTATTAGATTAAAGTCATACGAACATGGTATTCTCGATGAATCAGCTGCTAAGATTGTAGCTACTGCTGAAAGAACAGGCGCACAAATTTCTGGTCCTGTTCCACTACCTACGGAAAGAACTTTATTCACTGTTTTACGTTCACCACACAAGAACAAGGATTCACGTGAACAATTTGAAATCCGTACACACAAGCGTTTAATTGATATTTTGAATCCAACACCTAAGACTGTTGATTCATTAATGAAGCTTGATTTACCAAGCGGCGTTGATATCGAGATTAAATTATAA
- the rplC gene encoding 50S ribosomal protein L3: MTKGILGRKVGMTQIFTKNGILVPVTVIEATPNVVLQVKTNESDGYEAVQVGYQDMREVLSNKPAKGHAAKAKTSPKRFIREIRDVELKDYEVGSEITVDSFSEGDVVDVTGTTRGHGTQGNIKRWGQSRGPETHGSRYHRIPGSMGSIINRVPKGKKLPGHMGGKKVTVQNLVIEKVVPEKNVLLIKGNVPGAKNSLIFVKSAAKAAK, from the coding sequence ATGACCAAAGGAATCTTAGGAAGAAAGGTCGGTATGACTCAAATCTTCACTAAAAACGGTATTTTGGTTCCTGTAACTGTTATCGAAGCAACCCCTAACGTTGTTTTACAAGTTAAAACTAACGAATCAGACGGTTACGAAGCAGTTCAAGTAGGTTACCAAGATATGCGTGAAGTATTGAGCAACAAACCTGCCAAAGGTCATGCTGCAAAAGCAAAGACTTCACCTAAGCGCTTCATTCGGGAAATCCGCGATGTCGAGCTTAAGGACTACGAAGTCGGCTCAGAAATCACGGTGGACTCATTTAGTGAAGGTGACGTAGTTGACGTTACTGGAACTACAAGAGGTCATGGTACTCAAGGTAACATCAAGCGTTGGGGCCAATCAAGAGGTCCAGAAACCCACGGTTCAAGATACCACAGAATCCCAGGTTCAATGGGTTCAATCATTAACCGTGTACCTAAGGGTAAAAAGTTACCTGGTCACATGGGTGGCAAGAAAGTTACCGTACAAAACTTAGTAATTGAAAAAGTTGTACCTGAAAAGAACGTACTTTTAATTAAGGGTAATGTTCCAGGTGCAAAGAACTCATTAATTTTTGTAAAATCTGCTGCTAAAGCTGCTAAATAG
- the rplD gene encoding 50S ribosomal protein L4 — protein MANLEIIDQKGKSAGNVDLNEEIFGIEPNESVVFDAIIRQRAGKRQGTSAVKNRSAVRGGGKKPWRQKGTGRARQGSIRAPQWRGGGTVFGPTPRSYKMDMPRKARRLAMKSVLSQKVADNDLIILDQLTLEAPKTKELKAILDNANVSGKVLVVSDDKNVQLSGKNLPKVKVVPVNGLNVVDAVDYQKLVLTQDAIKRIEEVLA, from the coding sequence ATGGCTAATTTAGAAATTATCGATCAAAAAGGTAAGTCTGCAGGTAATGTAGATTTAAATGAAGAAATCTTCGGTATTGAACCTAATGAAAGTGTTGTTTTTGATGCTATCATTAGACAAAGAGCTGGTAAGCGTCAAGGTACTTCTGCTGTAAAGAACAGATCAGCTGTTCGTGGCGGTGGTAAGAAGCCTTGGAGACAAAAAGGTACTGGTCGTGCTCGTCAAGGTTCTATTAGAGCTCCACAATGGCGTGGTGGTGGTACTGTATTTGGCCCAACTCCTCGTTCATACAAGATGGATATGCCTCGTAAAGCACGTCGTTTAGCTATGAAGTCAGTTCTTTCCCAAAAAGTTGCTGACAATGATCTAATCATTCTTGATCAATTAACTTTAGAAGCACCTAAGACTAAAGAATTAAAAGCTATCTTAGATAATGCTAATGTTTCTGGTAAGGTTTTAGTTGTGTCTGATGATAAGAATGTTCAATTATCAGGTAAGAACCTTCCAAAAGTGAAAGTTGTACCTGTTAATGGCTTAAATGTTGTTGATGCGGTTGACTACCAAAAACTTGTATTAACTCAAGACGCTATTAAGAGAATTGAGGAGGTTTTGGCATAA
- the rplW gene encoding 50S ribosomal protein L23, whose protein sequence is MDARDIILRPVVTEKSMNLMDDKKYTFDVLVSATKTQVRNAIEEIFDVKVKNVNIMNVRGKEKRVGRYTGKTARRRKAIVTLTEDSNDIKIFNDNKEN, encoded by the coding sequence ATGGATGCACGTGATATCATCTTACGGCCTGTAGTTACCGAAAAATCCATGAACTTAATGGATGATAAAAAGTATACTTTTGATGTGCTTGTATCAGCTACCAAGACTCAAGTTCGTAATGCAATCGAAGAAATTTTTGATGTAAAAGTTAAAAATGTTAACATTATGAACGTTCGCGGTAAAGAAAAGAGAGTTGGTCGTTACACTGGTAAGACTGCTCGCCGTAGAAAAGCAATCGTTACTTTAACTGAAGATTCTAATGACATTAAGATCTTCAATGATAATAAAGAAAATTAG
- the rplB gene encoding 50S ribosomal protein L2 gives MAIIKYKPTTNGRRNMTSSDFAEITKKKPEKTLLESQSHTAGRNSYGHITVRHRGGGHKQKYRIIDFKRNKDDVKAVVKAIEYDPNRTANIALLHYTDGIKAYILAPKGLKVGAVVESGPDADIKPGNALPLSAIPAGTEIHNIELKPGKGGQLVRSAGTVAQVLGNDGKYTLVRLQSGEVRKILSTCRATIGSVGNEQHSLIQLGKAGRSRWLGKRPQSRGSVMNPNDHPHGGGEGKAPVGRPQPMTPWGKKSRGIKTRNSKARSEKLIIRHRKGNK, from the coding sequence TTGGCAATTATCAAATATAAGCCAACTACAAACGGCAGACGTAATATGACTTCTTCCGACTTTGCTGAAATTACCAAGAAAAAGCCTGAAAAGACTTTACTTGAATCTCAAAGTCATACTGCTGGTCGTAACTCATACGGTCATATTACTGTTAGACACCGTGGTGGTGGTCACAAACAAAAATACCGTATCATTGACTTCAAGCGTAACAAGGATGATGTAAAAGCAGTTGTTAAGGCTATCGAATACGATCCAAACAGAACTGCTAATATCGCTCTTCTTCACTACACTGATGGTATTAAAGCTTACATTTTAGCACCTAAGGGTCTAAAAGTTGGTGCTGTTGTTGAATCTGGTCCAGATGCTGATATTAAGCCAGGTAATGCATTACCATTATCTGCTATTCCAGCTGGTACTGAAATTCACAATATTGAATTAAAGCCTGGTAAAGGTGGACAATTAGTAAGAAGTGCTGGTACTGTTGCACAAGTTCTTGGTAATGATGGTAAGTACACTTTAGTTAGACTTCAAAGTGGTGAAGTTCGTAAGATTTTATCAACTTGCCGTGCTACTATCGGTTCTGTTGGTAATGAACAACACTCATTAATTCAATTAGGTAAAGCTGGTCGTAGTCGTTGGTTGGGTAAACGTCCACAATCTCGTGGTTCCGTAATGAACCCTAACGATCACCCACATGGTGGTGGTGAAGGTAAGGCTCCAGTTGGTCGTCCACAACCTATGACTCCATGGGGTAAGAAGTCTCGTGGTATTAAGACTAGAAACTCTAAGGCTAGAAGTGAAAAACTTATTATTCGTCACCGTAAAGGTAACAAATAA
- the rpsS gene encoding 30S ribosomal protein S19: protein MSRSIKKGPFADASLLKKIEAQEGSEKKQVIKTWSRRSTIFPSFVGFTIAVYDGRKHVPVYITEDMVGHKLGEFVPTRTFRGHKVADKATTTVGK from the coding sequence ATGAGCCGTAGTATTAAAAAAGGTCCTTTTGCTGATGCAAGCCTTTTAAAGAAGATCGAAGCCCAAGAAGGTTCCGAAAAGAAACAAGTAATTAAAACATGGTCTCGTCGTTCAACTATTTTCCCTTCCTTTGTTGGTTTCACAATAGCTGTTTACGATGGAAGAAAACATGTGCCAGTATACATTACTGAAGATATGGTTGGTCATAAGTTAGGTGAATTCGTACCTACTAGAACTTTCCGCGGTCACAAGGTCGCTGATAAGGCCACTACTACAGTAGGTAAATAA
- the rplV gene encoding 50S ribosomal protein L22, producing MAEQISSAKAEARTVRIAPRKARLVVDLIRGKSVAEALAILQFTPRAASPIVEKVLKSAIANAEHNYDLESENLYVSEAYVNEGATLKRFRPRAKGMASPINKRTSHVVVVVSEKND from the coding sequence ATGGCAGAACAAATTAGTTCAGCTAAAGCTGAAGCAAGAACAGTTCGCATCGCTCCTAGAAAAGCCCGTTTGGTAGTAGACCTTATTCGTGGAAAGAGTGTTGCTGAAGCTCTCGCAATCTTACAATTTACGCCAAGAGCTGCTTCCCCAATCGTTGAAAAAGTATTGAAGTCAGCTATTGCAAATGCTGAACACAACTACGATCTTGAAAGTGAAAACCTTTACGTATCAGAAGCATACGTTAACGAAGGTGCAACTTTAAAGAGATTCCGTCCACGTGCTAAGGGTATGGCTTCTCCAATTAATAAGAGAACTAGCCACGTAGTAGTTGTAGTATCTGAGAAGAACGATTAA
- the rpsC gene encoding 30S ribosomal protein S3, with protein sequence MGQKINPNGFRLGVNRDWEAKWYADKNYADTLNEDLRIRKFISEKLADASVSTVEIERAANRINISIHTAKPGMVIGKGGKEVEALRKQLSALTNKNVHINIVEIKKPDLDAKLVGEGIARQLEARIAFRRATRQATQRSMRSGAKGIKVQTAGRLNGADMARREWHTEGSVPLHTLRADIDYAWVEAATTYGQIGVKVWINRGEILPQRKNKPSKKAKGGN encoded by the coding sequence ATGGGTCAAAAGATTAACCCAAATGGTTTCCGTCTCGGTGTTAACCGTGATTGGGAAGCAAAGTGGTATGCAGACAAAAACTACGCTGACACTTTAAATGAAGATTTACGTATTAGAAAGTTCATCTCTGAAAAGTTAGCTGATGCATCTGTTTCCACTGTGGAAATTGAACGTGCTGCAAACAGAATTAACATTTCTATCCACACTGCTAAGCCTGGTATGGTTATTGGTAAAGGTGGTAAGGAAGTTGAAGCTTTAAGAAAACAACTTAGTGCTTTAACTAACAAGAACGTTCACATTAATATTGTTGAAATTAAGAAGCCTGATTTAGATGCTAAATTAGTAGGCGAAGGCATTGCTCGTCAACTTGAAGCAAGAATTGCATTTAGACGTGCAACTCGTCAAGCAACTCAAAGATCTATGCGTTCTGGTGCTAAAGGTATCAAGGTTCAAACTGCTGGTCGTTTGAATGGTGCTGATATGGCAAGAAGAGAATGGCATACTGAAGGTAGTGTTCCACTTCATACTTTAAGAGCAGATATTGATTATGCTTGGGTAGAAGCTGCAACTACTTATGGTCAAATTGGTGTTAAGGTTTGGATTAACCGTGGAGAAATTTTACCACAACGTAAGAACAAACCTTCTAAGAAAGCGAAGGGAGGAAACTAA
- the rplP gene encoding 50S ribosomal protein L16: MLVPKRVKHRREFRGKMRGEAKGGKTIAFGEYGLEAVESHWITNRQIEAARIAMTRFMKRGGKVWIRIFPQKSYTAKGVGVRMGSGKGAPAGWVAVVKRGKIMFEIGGVSEDVAREALRLASNKLPIKTKFVKKSSEVGGESNEG, encoded by the coding sequence GTGTTAGTACCTAAGCGTGTAAAGCACCGTCGTGAATTCCGCGGTAAAATGCGTGGTGAAGCCAAAGGTGGAAAGACCATTGCATTTGGTGAATATGGTTTAGAAGCTGTTGAATCTCACTGGATTACTAATAGACAAATCGAAGCTGCTCGTATTGCTATGACTCGTTTCATGAAGCGTGGCGGTAAAGTTTGGATTAGAATCTTCCCACAAAAATCCTACACTGCAAAAGGTGTTGGTGTTCGTATGGGTTCCGGTAAAGGTGCACCAGCTGGTTGGGTAGCTGTTGTTAAAAGAGGCAAGATTATGTTTGAAATCGGTGGCGTTTCAGAAGACGTTGCTCGTGAAGCTTTAAGACTTGCTTCAAACAAGCTTCCAATTAAGACTAAGTTTGTTAAGAAGAGTTCGGAAGTAGGTGGCGAATCTAATGAAGGCTAA
- the rpmC gene encoding 50S ribosomal protein L29, protein MKAKDIRALTTDQMLEKEKQYKEELFNLRFQQATGQLENTARLRQVRKNIARIKTILSEKELSKN, encoded by the coding sequence ATGAAGGCTAAAGATATCAGAGCATTAACCACTGATCAAATGTTAGAAAAGGAAAAGCAATATAAAGAAGAACTTTTTAATTTGCGTTTCCAACAAGCAACGGGTCAATTAGAGAACACCGCTCGCTTGAGACAAGTCCGCAAGAACATTGCTAGAATTAAGACAATTCTTAGCGAAAAAGAATTGAGCAAGAATTAG
- the rpsQ gene encoding 30S ribosomal protein S17 encodes MSETNERNNRHVYQGRVVSDKMDKTITVVVDTYKNHPVYKKRIKYSKKYYAHDENNEAKIGDTVRIMETRPLSHAKRYRLTKIVKKSI; translated from the coding sequence TTGAGCGAAACTAACGAAAGAAATAATCGTCACGTATACCAAGGTCGAGTTGTTTCTGACAAGATGGATAAGACTATTACAGTTGTTGTAGATACCTACAAGAACCACCCTGTTTATAAGAAGCGTATCAAGTACTCAAAGAAGTATTACGCTCACGATGAAAACAACGAAGCTAAGATTGGCGATACTGTTCGTATCATGGAAACCCGTCCATTATCACATGCGAAGCGTTACCGTCTAACTAAGATTGTTAAGAAGTCAATTTAA
- the rplN gene encoding 50S ribosomal protein L14, giving the protein MIQHESRLKVADNSGARELLVIKILGGSKRKTGNIGDIVVAAVKQATPGGVVKKGDVVKAVIVRTKSGARREDGSYIKFDENAAVVINADKSPRGTRIFGPVARELREHDFMKIVSLAPEVL; this is encoded by the coding sequence GTGATCCAACACGAAAGCCGTTTAAAGGTTGCTGACAACTCCGGTGCAAGAGAACTCCTAGTTATCAAGATTTTAGGTGGTTCTAAGCGTAAGACCGGTAATATTGGTGATATCGTAGTTGCTGCTGTTAAACAAGCAACACCAGGTGGCGTTGTCAAAAAAGGTGATGTTGTAAAAGCAGTTATTGTTAGAACAAAATCAGGTGCACGCCGTGAAGATGGTTCATACATCAAGTTCGACGAAAATGCAGCAGTTGTAATTAATGCTGATAAGAGTCCTCGTGGAACTCGTATTTTTGGGCCTGTAGCCCGTGAACTGCGTGAGCACGATTTCATGAAGATCGTATCTCTTGCTCCTGAAGTCTTATAA
- the rplX gene encoding 50S ribosomal protein L24 yields MFVKTGDKVKVIAGKDKGKEGTVLSVNAKTNRIVVKGVNKIKKHEKPSQTNANGGVVEKEGSIHASNVKVIAKKEDNNK; encoded by the coding sequence ATGTTTGTTAAAACAGGTGACAAAGTAAAAGTTATTGCCGGTAAAGATAAAGGCAAAGAAGGCACTGTACTTTCAGTCAACGCCAAGACTAACCGTATCGTTGTCAAAGGTGTTAATAAGATCAAAAAGCATGAGAAACCTTCACAAACCAACGCTAATGGTGGTGTGGTAGAAAAAGAAGGTTCTATCCATGCATCTAATGTAAAAGTTATTGCTAAAAAAGAAGATAACAACAAATAG
- the rplE gene encoding 50S ribosomal protein L5 codes for MANSLVEKYSNEIAPAMNKKFNYDSVMEIPKIDKIVLNMGVGDAVSNAKNLDEAVEELTLISGQKPLITKAKKSIANFRLREGMSIGAKVTLRGDRMYDFLYKLINVSLPRVRDFRGISSRSFDGRGNYTLGIKEQLIFPEIDYDKVNRVRGLDVVIVTTAKTDEEARELLTEFGMPFAK; via the coding sequence ATGGCAAACAGTTTAGTAGAAAAATACTCAAATGAAATCGCACCAGCTATGAACAAAAAGTTTAATTACGATTCAGTTATGGAAATTCCTAAGATTGATAAGATCGTTTTAAACATGGGTGTCGGTGATGCAGTTTCTAATGCAAAGAATCTTGATGAAGCTGTAGAAGAATTGACTTTAATCTCAGGTCAAAAGCCTTTGATTACTAAAGCTAAGAAATCAATCGCAAACTTCCGTTTACGTGAAGGTATGTCTATTGGTGCTAAGGTAACTCTTAGAGGCGATAGAATGTACGATTTCTTGTACAAATTAATCAACGTTTCTCTTCCTCGAGTTCGTGATTTCCGTGGAATTAGTTCTAGATCATTTGATGGTCGTGGTAACTACACTTTAGGTATCAAAGAACAATTAATTTTCCCAGAAATTGATTACGACAAGGTAAACCGTGTTAGAGGTTTGGACGTTGTTATTGTAACTACTGCCAAGACAGATGAAGAAGCTCGTGAACTTCTTACTGAGTTTGGTATGCCTTTTGCTAAATAA
- a CDS encoding type Z 30S ribosomal protein S14 — protein sequence MAKTSQIVRNHRPAKFSSREYTRCERCGRPHSVYRKFKLCRICLKDLAHKGQIPGVKKASW from the coding sequence ATGGCTAAAACATCACAAATCGTCAGAAATCATCGTCCTGCTAAGTTTTCATCTCGTGAATACACTCGTTGCGAGAGATGTGGCCGTCCACACTCTGTTTACCGCAAGTTCAAATTATGCCGTATTTGCTTAAAAGACTTAGCACACAAGGGTCAAATTCCTGGTGTTAAAAAGGCAAGTTGGTAA